A stretch of the Prochlorococcus marinus str. MIT 0918 genome encodes the following:
- a CDS encoding (2Fe-2S) ferredoxin domain-containing protein, whose translation MNTKVRYHLLLCASSKKQLCCKSTQGIKSWERLKNILKNLNLDSPNHPKGMILRSKVDCLRVCKSGPILLIWPDGIWYENVSPKRIDAIITNHLIKGNPIKEWIIKETPLASFTKELRTRTTS comes from the coding sequence ATGAATACGAAAGTGCGTTATCACTTATTGCTTTGTGCATCATCTAAAAAGCAATTATGTTGTAAGAGCACACAAGGCATTAAAAGTTGGGAACGACTAAAAAATATTTTAAAAAATCTAAATCTTGACAGTCCTAATCATCCAAAAGGAATGATTTTACGTAGCAAAGTAGATTGTCTCAGAGTATGTAAATCAGGTCCAATTCTCTTGATATGGCCAGATGGCATTTGGTACGAAAATGTCTCCCCAAAACGGATAGATGCAATAATTACTAATCACCTAATAAAAGGAAACCCTATTAAAGAATGGATAATAAAAGAAACACCTCTGGCAAGTTTTACTAAAGAATTAAGAACTAGAACTACATCTTAG
- a CDS encoding serine aminopeptidase domain-containing protein, producing the protein MVKLEHSGLIPQIGITPFKERLPWIGGDLQTLRDTFVDDRIHLSDEDPIKIQVPSKLNSISTKEYLIAFLNKPPKSQQIKGLVLMIHGLGGSSRRRGLRRMAFSLIESGFAVLRVNLRGASPGREFASGTYSANCNSDIFPVIQKARDILDLLIKKEELVSKYSPLFGVGISLGGTILLNACLEFGLSFNRPALDGLVCISSPLDLAECSASIERIRNKLYQTWLLNRLIRQTLEDPFGIKDSERDLLVRESIRTFPKIASIRAFDSIITAPRWGFKNVDIYYKEASPLKTLLSRNSIKLPNTFFIQALDDPWVPPNGAKTLKEKVNNNQLSYKMEILLTNKGGHNGFHSVNGCWGDDVVKSWLLRCSSSS; encoded by the coding sequence GTGGTAAAGCTTGAACATTCGGGACTTATTCCTCAGATTGGGATCACTCCTTTTAAGGAGCGTTTACCTTGGATAGGAGGAGATCTGCAAACACTTAGAGATACTTTTGTTGACGATAGAATTCACCTATCAGATGAAGATCCTATAAAAATTCAAGTACCTTCTAAATTAAATTCGATATCGACTAAAGAGTATTTAATTGCTTTTTTAAATAAACCTCCTAAATCCCAACAGATAAAGGGTTTAGTGTTAATGATTCATGGACTGGGTGGATCAAGTCGTCGAAGAGGTCTAAGGAGGATGGCATTCTCCTTAATTGAATCAGGCTTTGCAGTATTACGAGTTAATCTTAGAGGAGCTTCTCCTGGAAGAGAGTTTGCATCAGGGACATACTCAGCGAATTGTAATAGTGATATATTCCCTGTAATTCAGAAAGCTAGAGACATACTTGATTTATTGATAAAGAAGGAAGAGCTAGTAAGCAAATATAGTCCTCTTTTTGGAGTAGGAATTTCCTTAGGCGGGACGATTCTTTTGAATGCTTGTTTAGAATTTGGTTTATCTTTCAACAGACCTGCTTTAGATGGTTTGGTATGCATAAGCAGTCCTTTGGACTTGGCAGAATGTAGTGCTTCAATTGAGAGAATTCGTAATAAGCTTTATCAAACCTGGTTATTGAATAGATTAATTAGACAAACTCTAGAAGATCCTTTTGGAATTAAAGATTCCGAAAGAGATCTTTTGGTTAGAGAAAGTATAAGAACTTTTCCAAAGATTGCATCTATACGGGCTTTTGATTCGATCATTACAGCCCCTAGATGGGGATTTAAGAATGTAGATATTTATTATAAGGAAGCCTCCCCATTAAAGACATTACTCAGCAGAAATTCTATTAAATTACCAAATACTTTCTTCATTCAAGCCCTTGACGATCCATGGGTTCCTCCAAATGGTGCGAAAACTTTGAAAGAGAAAGTGAACAATAATCAATTATCTTATAAAATGGAAATTCTTTTGACGAATAAGGGCGGTCATAATGGTTTTCATTCTGTGAATGGATGCTGGGGCGACGATGTGGTTAAAAGTTGGCTTCTAAGATGTAGTTCTAGTTCTTAA
- a CDS encoding NAD(P)(+) transhydrogenase (Re/Si-specific) subunit beta: protein MNLSEILKFAIDLLAVLLLALGIKGLSKVRSAREANRLAAIAMTLAVIGVFVDSFLNSSISVISLIWIGFGSVVGAFLGMLVAKRVSMTAMPETVALFNGCGGMSSLLVALAVAISPFSSSPEELGTLLVERISIVISIFVGSITFTGSIVAMAKLQGWLSTPAWMLSKVRHVINIGLAVLSLVAIGSLLSGSGSGIWLLVIGSAVLGIGVTLPIGGADMPVVISLLNSYSGVAAASAGFVVGSQLLIVAGAMVGAAGLILTQVMCNGMNRSLISVLFGGALGSTISSGDSDSGEYKNITSCSVEECALTLEAAERVVIVPGYGLAVAQAQHTLREVTRALEGSGIEVVYAIHPVAGRMPGHMNVLLAEADVPYEQLKEMDVVNPDFPATDVVLVLGANDVVNPQAKNDPTSPLYGMPVLDVQEARTVFVVKRGMSAGYSGIKNDLFDLSNTSMVFGDAKKVLGELLLELKELGISGKA, encoded by the coding sequence ATGAATCTTTCTGAGATATTGAAATTTGCGATTGATCTCTTAGCAGTACTGTTATTGGCTTTAGGTATTAAGGGCCTGTCAAAGGTTCGTTCAGCGCGTGAAGCCAATCGTTTAGCTGCTATCGCAATGACTCTTGCTGTTATAGGGGTTTTTGTTGATTCTTTTCTTAACTCAAGTATATCTGTAATTTCGTTGATTTGGATAGGTTTTGGTTCTGTAGTAGGTGCTTTCTTGGGAATGCTTGTGGCCAAGAGAGTTTCTATGACAGCAATGCCTGAGACGGTTGCTCTTTTTAACGGATGTGGAGGGATGTCTTCACTTTTGGTTGCTTTGGCTGTGGCTATTTCGCCTTTTTCTAGTTCACCAGAAGAATTGGGAACTCTTTTGGTTGAGAGAATCTCAATAGTAATTTCTATTTTTGTTGGGTCTATAACCTTTACTGGATCTATAGTTGCTATGGCTAAATTGCAGGGTTGGCTCTCAACCCCTGCATGGATGCTAAGTAAAGTTCGTCATGTAATAAATATTGGTTTAGCAGTGTTATCGCTAGTAGCTATAGGCTCACTCTTAAGTGGGAGTGGAAGTGGAATTTGGTTATTAGTTATAGGCTCAGCTGTTTTGGGGATAGGAGTGACATTACCTATAGGTGGTGCTGATATGCCAGTAGTTATCTCATTATTAAATAGCTACTCTGGTGTAGCTGCAGCATCAGCAGGATTTGTTGTAGGTAGCCAACTCTTGATCGTTGCTGGTGCAATGGTTGGGGCAGCTGGTTTAATTCTTACGCAGGTAATGTGTAATGGTATGAATAGATCTTTGATTTCAGTCCTTTTTGGAGGTGCATTAGGTTCGACAATATCCTCGGGAGATAGTGATTCTGGTGAATATAAAAACATCACTAGTTGTAGCGTTGAAGAATGCGCTTTAACCCTTGAAGCTGCAGAACGGGTTGTAATAGTTCCTGGCTATGGTTTGGCTGTAGCACAAGCCCAACATACGCTTAGAGAAGTTACTAGAGCTTTAGAAGGGAGTGGAATAGAAGTGGTTTATGCAATTCACCCTGTTGCTGGCCGTATGCCTGGGCATATGAATGTTCTTTTGGCAGAGGCAGATGTCCCTTATGAACAATTAAAAGAAATGGATGTCGTTAACCCTGATTTTCCAGCCACTGATGTTGTATTAGTACTTGGTGCAAATGATGTTGTTAACCCTCAAGCAAAAAATGACCCAACATCTCCATTGTATGGAATGCCAGTTCTAGATGTTCAGGAAGCTAGAACAGTATTTGTGGTTAAAAGAGGAATGAGTGCTGGATATTCAGGTATAAAAAATGATCTTTTTGATTTGTCAAATACCTCTATGGTTTTTGGGGATGCCAAGAAAGTATTAGGGGAACTCTTATTGGAATTAAAGGAATTAGGTATTAGTGGTAAAGCTTGA
- a CDS encoding NAD(P) transhydrogenase subunit alpha — protein MSFLSEAFWVLLLGSLLGLELIGKVPPTLHTPLMSGANAISGITMLAALTLIIKAGSNIPLLVMGSISLAFALFNVVGGFLVTDRMLAMFSRKKSHK, from the coding sequence ATGTCTTTTCTTAGCGAGGCTTTTTGGGTGCTTCTATTAGGAAGCCTTCTAGGGTTAGAACTGATTGGGAAAGTACCTCCGACTTTGCATACTCCTTTAATGAGTGGGGCTAATGCAATTTCAGGGATAACAATGCTGGCAGCTCTTACTTTGATAATTAAAGCGGGGAGCAATATTCCATTATTAGTTATGGGGTCTATTTCTCTTGCCTTTGCATTATTCAATGTAGTTGGAGGTTTTCTTGTAACTGACAGGATGCTTGCAATGTTTAGCCGTAAAAAATCACATAAATAA
- a CDS encoding NAD(P) transhydrogenase subunit alpha — MPRLLIPIETALGETRVSATPETVKKLISIGFSVYFKKGAGERAGFSDDSYLAAGADLFSEENGELVNQIDVVLCVNCPCQEFLSKLKKGVLIVGLLAPYGNTNLATSIESGGISALSLELLPRISRAQSSDVLSSQANIAGYKAVLLGASALDRYFPMLMTAAGTVQPAKVVVLGAGVAGLQAIATAKRLGAVVFVSDIRPAVKEQIESLGARFIEPPAIAEDPSESGGYATQVSDEFLIAQRQELKKQLIDADVAICTAQVPGKKSPRLIDEEMLDQMRSGSVVVDLAVSQGGNCFGTKPGETILRKGVKLIGASDLPCTVPNHASTLFARNLLALLEPLMNEAELTLNTEDELIDGALISKNGVIRHAHLINSGGSN, encoded by the coding sequence TTGCCAAGACTTTTAATTCCGATCGAAACAGCTTTAGGTGAAACTCGTGTTTCGGCTACACCTGAGACTGTTAAGAAACTAATTTCCATAGGCTTTTCCGTCTATTTCAAAAAAGGTGCAGGTGAAAGAGCTGGATTCTCAGACGATAGTTATTTGGCTGCAGGTGCTGATCTCTTCTCAGAAGAAAATGGAGAACTTGTTAATCAGATAGATGTAGTCCTGTGTGTTAATTGCCCTTGCCAAGAATTTTTGTCAAAACTTAAAAAAGGTGTATTAATAGTTGGTTTACTAGCTCCTTATGGGAATACAAATCTTGCTACTTCTATAGAATCAGGTGGTATTTCTGCTTTGTCACTTGAACTTTTGCCAAGAATAAGTAGAGCTCAATCTTCTGATGTTCTTTCTTCGCAAGCAAATATTGCTGGTTATAAAGCTGTGCTTTTAGGGGCAAGTGCTTTAGATAGGTATTTCCCGATGTTAATGACCGCGGCAGGTACTGTTCAGCCAGCAAAAGTGGTCGTTTTAGGAGCTGGAGTGGCAGGCTTACAAGCAATTGCAACAGCTAAGAGGCTTGGAGCAGTTGTTTTCGTTAGTGATATACGACCGGCTGTAAAAGAACAGATTGAATCTTTAGGAGCAAGATTTATAGAGCCTCCAGCAATTGCTGAGGATCCCTCTGAGTCTGGTGGATATGCCACACAAGTTTCAGATGAATTCCTTATTGCTCAGCGTCAAGAGTTGAAGAAACAATTAATAGATGCTGATGTTGCTATTTGTACGGCACAAGTGCCTGGGAAGAAATCACCTCGACTAATTGATGAGGAAATGCTTGATCAAATGAGGTCGGGGTCAGTTGTTGTTGATCTTGCCGTTTCTCAAGGTGGAAATTGTTTTGGAACTAAACCTGGAGAAACAATTTTAAGAAAAGGAGTCAAACTAATAGGAGCATCAGATTTGCCATGCACTGTCCCTAATCATGCAAGTACTCTGTTCGCAAGGAATTTATTGGCTCTCTTGGAACCTTTGATGAATGAAGCTGAACTTACACTTAATACTGAAGACGAATTAATAGATGGGGCTTTAATTAGCAAGAATGGTGTGATTCGTCATGCTCACTTAATTAATTCAGGAGGATCTAATTGA
- a CDS encoding EF-1 guanine nucleotide exchange domain-containing protein — protein MSLKAIECPDGVCHSHHGGHAIPRTAMEKNLQNHGREWCERLAERIYEMSVDTFSQTVMPSLHSSGWQRKHLDWEFKLADNNSEPDETLVEGIINATESFLRSSEVHRLFIQELVQGTFEEATEDHLRSKAVRSLIESEIMAILEEKKEDLLDRLAEKLLDESTGDFNIARKAAHEGIVEVKKLLLNHAESL, from the coding sequence ATGAGCTTAAAAGCAATCGAGTGTCCAGACGGTGTATGTCATAGCCATCATGGAGGACATGCTATCCCTCGAACAGCAATGGAAAAAAACCTCCAAAATCATGGAAGGGAATGGTGTGAGCGCTTAGCCGAAAGAATCTACGAAATGTCTGTAGATACATTTTCACAAACGGTTATGCCCAGTCTTCATTCATCAGGCTGGCAAAGAAAACATCTTGATTGGGAATTCAAGCTTGCAGACAACAATTCAGAACCAGATGAAACACTAGTTGAAGGAATTATCAATGCAACTGAGAGTTTTCTTAGGAGTAGTGAAGTTCACCGTTTATTTATTCAAGAACTTGTTCAAGGAACCTTCGAAGAAGCAACTGAAGATCATCTAAGATCAAAAGCTGTTAGATCACTTATAGAAAGTGAAATAATGGCTATTCTAGAAGAAAAAAAAGAAGATTTACTAGATCGATTAGCAGAAAAGTTATTAGACGAGTCAACAGGAGATTTTAATATTGCAAGAAAAGCTGCTCACGAAGGAATTGTTGAAGTTAAAAAATTACTTTTAAACCATGCTGAATCTCTCTAA
- the trxB gene encoding thioredoxin-disulfide reductase, with protein MDNAQEKLPIENLVIIGSGPAGYTAAIYAARANLQPLLITGFQLGGIPGGQLMTTTFVENFPGFPDGIMGPELMDLIKSQAIRWGTKLLELDAEAVDLSQRPFQIKTLEKSINTHSLIIATGARANKLGIPNEKKYWSRGISACAICDGATPQFRNEELAVVGGGDSACEEAVYLTKYGSHVHLIVRSNKLKASKAMSDRVLANSEITIHWETELVDVEGEEWLTSLKIRKGSNSQEEIIYVKGVFYAIGHTPNTTLVQGLLDKDPHGYIVTKPGRPETSIDGVFAAGDVADSEWRQGITAAGSGCKAALAAERWLAKTNLSSLIKRESIEPSKIEKKEEVQLSTKENFNPKALWQKGSYALRKLYHESLNPILVIYTSPNCGPCHVLKPQLKRVLEELKGNAQGIEIDIDLESDIAKQAGVNGTPTVQLFKNKNLISEWKGVKQRSVFKEAIYKLLN; from the coding sequence ATGGATAATGCACAAGAAAAACTACCAATTGAAAATCTAGTAATAATAGGCTCAGGTCCAGCAGGTTATACAGCTGCCATTTATGCAGCAAGAGCTAATCTCCAACCATTATTAATTACAGGTTTTCAACTCGGAGGCATTCCTGGTGGCCAATTAATGACAACCACCTTTGTAGAAAATTTCCCAGGTTTCCCAGATGGAATCATGGGACCAGAATTAATGGATTTAATCAAATCTCAAGCTATTAGATGGGGAACTAAACTATTAGAACTAGATGCAGAAGCAGTTGATCTTAGTCAACGACCATTTCAAATTAAAACCTTAGAAAAATCCATTAATACCCACTCTTTAATAATTGCTACCGGGGCAAGAGCCAATAAATTAGGAATACCAAATGAAAAAAAGTATTGGTCTAGAGGAATCAGTGCTTGTGCAATATGTGATGGAGCAACTCCTCAATTTCGAAATGAAGAATTAGCAGTTGTTGGAGGAGGTGATTCTGCATGTGAAGAGGCCGTTTATCTCACAAAATATGGAAGTCATGTTCATTTAATAGTTAGATCAAACAAATTAAAAGCTAGTAAAGCAATGTCTGATCGGGTACTTGCAAACTCTGAAATAACAATTCATTGGGAAACAGAATTAGTAGATGTAGAAGGAGAGGAATGGTTGACAAGCTTAAAAATTAGAAAAGGATCGAATTCTCAAGAAGAAATAATCTATGTAAAAGGTGTTTTTTACGCAATTGGGCACACCCCTAATACCACCCTTGTTCAAGGTCTTCTTGATAAAGATCCCCATGGATATATCGTTACCAAACCAGGCAGACCTGAAACCTCAATCGATGGTGTATTCGCAGCAGGAGATGTTGCAGATTCTGAATGGCGTCAAGGAATTACAGCAGCAGGCAGTGGATGCAAAGCCGCACTAGCGGCAGAAAGATGGCTTGCCAAAACAAATCTTTCTTCTTTAATCAAAAGAGAATCTATTGAGCCATCTAAAATAGAAAAAAAAGAAGAGGTTCAATTATCAACAAAAGAAAATTTCAACCCCAAAGCTCTATGGCAAAAAGGAAGTTATGCATTAAGAAAGCTTTATCATGAAAGTCTTAATCCAATATTAGTTATTTACACATCTCCAAATTGTGGTCCATGCCATGTATTAAAACCTCAATTAAAAAGAGTTCTTGAAGAGCTAAAAGGTAATGCTCAAGGAATTGAGATAGATATTGATTTAGAAAGTGATATAGCCAAGCAAGCTGGAGTAAATGGAACTCCAACTGTTCAGCTTTTTAAAAATAAGAACCTTATATCTGAATGGAAAGGGGTCAAACAAAGAAGTGTATTTAAAGAAGCAATATATAAACTTTTAAATTAA
- the infA gene encoding translation initiation factor IF-1 yields the protein MIETSGVIEKEQGNGFYLVTLEQPEGHQCLCRAAGKLTKFRIKLLAGDKVLVEISPYDLTRGRITYRERNAGAGSKPGNRPGNKPGGARSGGGRRR from the coding sequence ATGATTGAAACATCCGGAGTTATAGAGAAAGAGCAAGGTAATGGCTTTTATTTAGTCACTCTTGAGCAACCTGAAGGTCATCAATGCTTATGCAGAGCAGCAGGAAAACTCACAAAATTCCGTATAAAACTTCTTGCTGGCGATAAAGTTTTAGTTGAAATTAGTCCATATGATCTTACTCGAGGAAGAATTACTTATAGAGAAAGGAATGCCGGGGCAGGTTCAAAGCCAGGCAATAGGCCAGGCAATAAGCCAGGAGGAGCAAGATCTGGAGGAGGTCGAAGAAGGTAA
- a CDS encoding NAD(P)H-binding protein gives MKVLIVGGTGTLGRQIAKKAIDAGFQVRCMVRRPRKASYLQEWGCELTQGDLLNPKDIEYSLKDIDAVIDAATSRPDDPRSVYETDWEGKLNLYRACDSTGVKRVVFLSLLAAEKFRKVPLMDIKYCTESLLIDSSLDFTILQGAAFMQGVIGQFAIPILDSQPVWISGNSSDIAYMNTEDMASFAVAALSKPETIRKSFPVVGPKCWSSQEVIELCEKFSDKKAKILRVSPAFIGLAKTLVSFFQASLNVAERLSFAEVSGSGISLNAPMDETYKIFGLDPASTTNLESYIQEYYDVILKRLREMEKDLNREQKKKLPF, from the coding sequence ATGAAGGTTTTAATTGTTGGTGGAACTGGCACCCTAGGCAGGCAGATAGCCAAAAAGGCTATTGATGCTGGCTTTCAGGTTAGGTGTATGGTTCGTCGCCCTCGCAAAGCTTCCTACCTACAAGAGTGGGGGTGTGAATTAACTCAAGGAGATTTGCTTAATCCAAAAGATATTGAATATTCTCTTAAAGATATTGATGCTGTTATAGATGCGGCTACTAGTAGACCAGATGATCCTAGAAGTGTTTATGAAACAGATTGGGAAGGTAAATTAAATCTTTATAGAGCATGTGATTCTACTGGAGTAAAAAGAGTTGTATTTTTATCTTTATTGGCAGCAGAAAAATTTAGAAAAGTTCCATTAATGGACATCAAATATTGTACAGAAAGCTTATTGATTGATTCTTCATTGGACTTCACTATCTTGCAAGGCGCTGCTTTTATGCAAGGTGTTATTGGTCAATTTGCCATTCCAATTTTAGATAGTCAACCTGTCTGGATTAGTGGTAATTCAAGTGATATTGCGTACATGAATACAGAGGATATGGCTTCTTTTGCTGTGGCAGCATTAAGTAAGCCTGAAACAATTAGAAAAAGTTTTCCAGTTGTTGGTCCAAAATGTTGGAGTAGTCAGGAAGTAATTGAATTGTGTGAAAAGTTCAGTGATAAGAAGGCAAAGATTCTAAGAGTATCTCCTGCTTTTATAGGTTTAGCTAAGACATTAGTTTCTTTTTTTCAAGCCTCATTGAATGTTGCTGAAAGACTTTCTTTTGCAGAAGTTAGCGGCAGTGGCATTAGTCTTAATGCACCTATGGATGAAACCTATAAGATTTTTGGATTAGACCCTGCTTCTACTACTAATTTAGAATCTTATATACAAGAATATTATGATGTGATTCTCAAGCGACTTAGGGAAATGGAGAAGGATTTAAATAGAGAACAGAAAAAAAAGCTTCCTTTTTGA
- the petM gene encoding cytochrome b6-f complex subunit PetM, which produces MASEIFGTAAIFWVLIPLGLIGGAFLLKVQGK; this is translated from the coding sequence ATGGCTTCAGAGATTTTTGGTACTGCTGCAATTTTTTGGGTTTTAATACCTTTGGGCCTTATCGGAGGTGCTTTCCTTCTTAAGGTTCAAGGGAAATGA
- a CDS encoding alpha/beta fold hydrolase: MNANQAEANDGIASQNIPNWGEQHFWNWNGLFCHWRLLGEENQKSIILLHGFGASSSHWRYNASFLAENGFKVYGLDLIGFGKSEQPSQRKLKKLDNIFWANQVAAFVKEIVFPKNDEKVVLLGNSLGGLTALTTAACHPNLVKAVIAAPLPDPALIQDKFLTIPKWLLKIKNFFIKTFFNFLPLRTIVRFIIKTKLIDIAIQSAYSHSVKNDFDLKQIILEPAKRYSAGRVLRSMCIGMSTRDEISKAPSLLSRIASFPKHMPILIIWGSEDKFVPLRIGKKLIKDHSWLQLSIIERTGHCPHDESPKNFNQYVLHWLKNNLEGYI; the protein is encoded by the coding sequence TTGAATGCAAACCAAGCAGAAGCTAATGATGGTATAGCTTCTCAAAACATCCCAAATTGGGGAGAACAACATTTTTGGAATTGGAACGGATTATTTTGTCATTGGAGACTATTAGGAGAAGAAAACCAAAAATCAATTATTTTGCTTCATGGTTTTGGCGCAAGCAGTTCTCATTGGAGATATAACGCTAGTTTTTTGGCTGAAAATGGATTTAAAGTCTATGGATTAGATCTAATTGGATTTGGGAAGTCTGAACAACCTAGTCAAAGAAAGCTGAAAAAATTAGATAATATATTTTGGGCTAATCAAGTAGCTGCTTTCGTAAAAGAAATAGTTTTTCCAAAAAACGATGAGAAAGTAGTTCTTTTAGGAAATTCTCTTGGCGGCCTAACAGCATTAACCACAGCAGCTTGTCATCCAAACCTTGTTAAAGCAGTAATTGCAGCTCCATTACCTGACCCAGCATTAATACAAGATAAATTTCTAACCATACCCAAGTGGCTATTAAAAATCAAAAATTTCTTTATTAAAACCTTTTTTAATTTTCTACCTTTAAGAACAATAGTTAGATTTATTATAAAAACAAAATTAATTGATATTGCTATTCAATCTGCTTATTCTCACTCGGTAAAAAACGACTTCGACTTAAAACAAATAATTCTTGAACCTGCTAAAAGATATAGTGCTGGAAGGGTTCTTCGCTCTATGTGTATTGGCATGTCAACTCGTGATGAAATTTCTAAAGCACCTTCTCTCCTATCTCGAATAGCATCCTTTCCAAAACATATGCCAATCCTAATAATATGGGGAAGTGAAGACAAATTTGTACCTTTACGAATAGGAAAAAAACTTATTAAAGATCATTCATGGTTACAATTATCAATTATTGAGAGAACTGGTCATTGCCCTCATGACGAATCTCCTAAAAACTTTAACCAATACGTTTTACATTGGTTGAAAAATAATTTAGAAGGGTATATATAA
- the ilvN gene encoding acetolactate synthase small subunit: MKHTLSVLVEDQSGALSRISGLFARRGFNIESLAVGPAESPGISRLTMVVEGDDLTLQQMSKQLDKLINVLNVIDLSKFPAVERELMLLKVAAKNEQRSSILDLVQVFRAKVVDVSDDALTLEVVGDPGKLVALEKLLKPYGILEIARTGKVALERASGVNTEMLKSSSNLNNLPA; encoded by the coding sequence ATGAAGCACACACTTTCAGTACTTGTAGAAGACCAATCTGGAGCTCTTAGCAGGATATCAGGGTTATTTGCCAGAAGAGGGTTCAATATAGAAAGCCTTGCAGTTGGTCCTGCTGAATCCCCTGGGATATCTCGTTTGACAATGGTTGTAGAAGGAGATGATTTAACTCTCCAACAAATGTCGAAGCAACTCGACAAATTAATCAACGTTTTAAATGTTATCGACTTAAGTAAATTCCCAGCTGTAGAAAGAGAATTAATGCTTTTAAAAGTTGCCGCAAAAAACGAACAAAGGTCAAGTATCCTTGATTTGGTTCAGGTTTTCAGGGCTAAGGTAGTTGATGTTTCCGATGATGCTCTTACTTTAGAAGTTGTAGGGGACCCAGGGAAATTAGTTGCATTAGAGAAATTATTAAAGCCTTATGGAATACTTGAAATAGCAAGAACAGGGAAAGTCGCATTAGAAAGAGCATCAGGTGTTAACACTGAGATGTTAAAATCATCCTCAAATTTAAATAATTTACCTGCTTAA
- a CDS encoding peptidylprolyl isomerase: MDLHFLRKFLPLTSLIIFNLFGCYNPNKSYYSQFCKSVENICLNGKSRVEMITTKGTILIEVNSDLAPVTSSNFLDLVDKGFYIGTTFNRVIKKPFPYIIQGGYKSNNFIFDRQNNFGNKLINNKNRIFRTIPLEIKLINEKYPRYNQPVLKNDDFINIQLTHKRGVLAMARTKLLESSSIQFYIALKDLPELDGRYSVFGKVLKGMAVIDSLEEGDEILDVIQINK, translated from the coding sequence ATGGACTTGCATTTTTTGCGCAAGTTTTTACCTTTGACTTCATTAATTATATTTAATTTATTTGGTTGCTATAACCCAAACAAAAGCTATTATAGTCAATTTTGTAAATCAGTAGAAAATATCTGTTTAAATGGTAAGAGTCGGGTTGAGATGATTACAACTAAAGGGACAATTTTGATAGAGGTAAATTCTGATCTAGCACCAGTAACCTCATCTAATTTCCTTGATTTAGTTGACAAAGGTTTTTATATTGGAACTACTTTTAATAGAGTAATCAAAAAGCCATTTCCTTATATTATTCAGGGTGGGTATAAAAGTAATAATTTTATTTTCGATCGACAAAACAATTTTGGCAATAAATTAATTAATAATAAAAATCGAATTTTTAGAACTATACCTCTTGAGATAAAGTTAATTAATGAAAAATACCCTCGATATAATCAACCTGTTTTAAAAAATGATGATTTTATTAATATTCAACTAACTCATAAAAGAGGGGTTTTAGCAATGGCAAGAACTAAGTTACTAGAGTCATCCTCAATTCAATTTTATATAGCTTTAAAAGATTTACCAGAATTAGATGGAAGGTATAGTGTTTTTGGAAAAGTTCTAAAAGGAATGGCTGTTATAGATTCTCTAGAAGAGGGAGATGAAATATTAGATGTAATTCAGATAAATAAATAA